The DNA region TGAATTTCACAATTATAGAATTTATATGCCACCTGCACCAAGCTTTGATTGATTTGAGTTTGGTACTAATATAGATCTGGCAGCTTTTGCTACCGTATTCCAGTTTTGCTCAGAAATATAAATACCTTTTTCAAGGATTTCATTTCTTTTTTTCAAGAGTGTTTTAGAATCTAAGCAAATATCATATGAATTAGTATTAGGTAATTCTATCTGATTTTTACTAATATTTATGTTTAAGTCTTGATTGTTAATGCATGGTTTATCTGATAAATAAATGTTTGGAGTTGTATCTTTTGAATTCATTATATATACAATCTTTTTAGGAGAAGACCTATTTAACCATTGTGCTTTTATAGATAGTCTTTTTTTTGTTAGTTTGTCTAATAGACCACATGCTAATAAACGATCGCGGCAGTTTTCTATATTTAAACTCACCTCACTATAATCGGCTAAAACGTCATAAGAATATGCCAATAAATTAGGAAGGTAACATAGTATGCTATCATCATTAAGATTAACAGAGATATTTGCATTGTAAGTTTCTATTTTAGCAGGTTGATACGTATCTCTTTTAAGAGAGTCTAGTGCTTTAATAAAGCCTTTAATTCCATCTAGTCCAATTAATTCTAAATCAGCAATAATATTTGAAATAATAACAGCATCACCATATGGAGTTTTCAATCCTTGGAAAGCTTTTCTACAGACATTAGTGATTTCATTGTGCGAAACATACATTTTCAAATCTCCTTATAAAATAGTGTACTAAAATTAAGTTTTAAGCGTTTTTTATGTTTTTAGTGTAAGTTTGGGCAAAGTGGAAATAGCCAATTATCATCATTTATTTCATTTAATAGAGGAGCTCCTTGAAAGAAGGTGACACGTACCCAACGATCTGACCTTGGATCGAACTTGGTTGCTCCTAAGAATGATAATTTACACCTCAATAAATCAATAGGTAACATATCTTTAGCCAAAATATTCATTTGTATGTCACCCATCAATCGATTTCCCATAGTACAAACTCTTCTAGCAATAGGACTATACGGAGGATTATCTATTAAAAACTGTACTAATTTAGTTTCTGGATGTTCAGAGCTAATTGCTTTATAAAGGTTTGAAACCTGTCTAGCTATGTCTAAAGGGAGTTCTTTATCTTCACCTAAATCTTTTCCTCTAACTCCTAGTCGAGGCTCTTCCTTATCCTCTGAGATATACCAAAACCAATAACTATTTTCAAGTTTGGTAAAGTCAGTATTAATAGCCCAGGCGTATCTATTTTCTAATATTTTTAGTGTTTCAGCAATTGTTATACTAGGAGTTAACTCTAAGGTTTGATCTACTGATTTCATGTTTAGTGCATGAGGGTCAGAATGCTCGGGATAAACTTCTAATAAGCAGGAGATAAGTATTTCTTGGGATTCGTATTCAAAGAACTCAAGATCTTTTAAAACACTTCCCCACTGAATACTATTATGTTTAATATTTTCTAGAATAGGTATTATTGTATCTATGTCTTTAACAGCTTGAGCATTGATATTGTTTTGTTGTTCATCTATAGTTACTACTTCCGATAAGTATTGCAGAGCTTTGCGTATTAAAGAAATAACTTTATTTTTTCTCTCTATAGTAATATCTAGGTTAGATATCAAGGTTAATGCTAGTTCGCGTTCTGATAACCATTGATCGATTACGCAGGGGTGATTTATAAGATATGGGGCCATACCTAGGCCTGTTGCATTACCAACACCAATATAACGTTGAAACTCTTTATCAATAGTTACTGCAGACTCTCTAGCTTGCTCTTTTGAAATAAAATGTACCCAGTCTAGACTAAATTGACGTAATAAGTAGACTGAAAACATTTGAGCGCTAAAAGTTAAATTAAAGTCGGGATTATTTTCTAATAATTTAAAATCAGAAATACCAAACTTTCCATTACCGTAGACTGCTGTGGTTCTTAATATATATCCAACCTCAGAAAGTAGCTCTGGGTTAGGCTGTTCTCCTGACTGTAACTTTTGTAAAATATGGTCAAAAATTCTTAAACTTTTATTAGCTCTTGCCAAGACTAATATTTTATTAGAATTCCTACCGTATTCTTGCTTAGGAACATTATTGTATAAATCTTTATATAAGTTATCATCAACCTCACCTTGTACAAGAGCAAAAGTTACATCCCATTTTTCAGCAATAACTCTATCATTACGCTCATCATCTCTGATTTTATTAGAAAATATCACTAAGTGATAAGAGCCATTTTTTGTGTCTAATCTATAAATAGCAGAACCAAAACCCTCAGGTGATAAGTTCCAAGTTGTAATAGATACTTTCCAATTATGCTTAAACATTCTACGAACTAATCTACGAGCAAAACTTAAACGACTTTGGTGCATTGAACCAAGTCTTTTTATATTCATAACAACTTCGGGTTTGCGCATAGGAATTTTGTCTGAATTATTTAGTTTATTTTTCATGAATATTTTCTCGTTTTAATAAGGTTAATCTTTCTGTTGCTTTTTGGTTTTTTAACATCTTATTAGCTATCTTTGGAGCATTCCAAAGAGAAGGTAACAAAATCAAAGATACAGGGGCTGCTGTAATAATGATGAATGATTGCAAAGAGCCGATACCTCCTTTATTCATAGAAATCAATATAAGTGCAGTTAGCCCCATTAAAATACCCCATAAACATCTGATCATTTTATTTGGTCGATAACTACCACTTAAAACAACACTAATAGTATAAGTGATGGAATCTCCTGTTGTAACAATAAATATTACAGTAAGAATTAAAAATAGTATTGTTATTATCAAATGTGCTGGCAAATATGATGCAATAGCTATCAAAGCAGCTGGCTGGCTACCATGAATATAAGCCTGGCTAATAGTTCCTGGGTGAGTAATCTCTAGAGCAATACCTGTGCCTCCAACTATAGAGAACCAAAAACAAGTAGCTAAAGGCGCAATAATACTAATAGCTATAAATAATTGTCTAATAGTTCTTCCACGTGAAACTCGAGCAATAAAAATAGCCATCATTGGGCCATAACCTAAAAACCATCCCCAGAAAAATACTGTCCATTGACTTAGCCAATGTTCATTGCCTCGGTACATAGACATTGGAACGAAATTTTGTATCAAAGTTCCCATGCCTTGTATATATCCATTAATAATAAAACTGGTAGGACCAAATATTAAAATATAAACCATTAGTGCGACAGCTAATATTACATTACAACGACTAAGGAATTGTAAACCTTTATTCATGCCTGTAAGGGCTGATAATGTATATATAATAATAGTAAT from Francisella halioticida includes:
- a CDS encoding BCCT family transporter; its protein translation is MLNEKKKSNQRFKQICKDLQLNNPAFLLSGGFILLFIIADLINSQWLTKAVNTGFAWCTSMFGPFWQLLLFLTFFIALFLAIGKTGCVKLGGLDKPEINAFKWVSMIVCTLLAGGGVFWAAAEPIAHYVSPSPIFLSTHSSYQNAINALAQSFMHWSFLAWSILGSLTSIVLMYLHHNKGLPLKPRTLLYPVFGARVLTGFWGGLIDACCIVSVAAGTIGPIGFLGLQIGYSLKELLHIPNDLITQSIIILITIIIYTLSALTGMNKGLQFLSRCNVILAVALMVYILIFGPTSFIINGYIQGMGTLIQNFVPMSMYRGNEHWLSQWTVFFWGWFLGYGPMMAIFIARVSRGRTIRQLFIAISIIAPLATCFWFSIVGGTGIALEITHPGTISQAYIHGSQPAALIAIASYLPAHLIITILFLILTVIFIVTTGDSITYTISVVLSGSYRPNKMIRCLWGILMGLTALILISMNKGGIGSLQSFIIITAAPVSLILLPSLWNAPKIANKMLKNQKATERLTLLKRENIHEK
- a CDS encoding DUF3726 domain-containing protein, with translation MYVSHNEITNVCRKAFQGLKTPYGDAVIISNIIADLELIGLDGIKGFIKALDSLKRDTYQPAKIETYNANISVNLNDDSILCYLPNLLAYSYDVLADYSEVSLNIENCRDRLLACGLLDKLTKKRLSIKAQWLNRSSPKKIVYIMNSKDTTPNIYLSDKPCINNQDLNINISKNQIELPNTNSYDICLDSKTLLKKRNEILEKGIYISEQNWNTVAKAARSILVPNSNQSKLGAGGI